In Chanodichthys erythropterus isolate Z2021 chromosome 20, ASM2448905v1, whole genome shotgun sequence, the genomic stretch cttctcttccggaatcctttccattgaattcattccattgaatcctttcatctgtcggcgttggtaatgcacttttacgtcgccgtggttgtttttggcgattaggagatccgcgacatgcacacttacgcaccattttaaaaaatatagcaataccaaaatacaaacaatgtagaatagcttgaatacagcgtgcgtctccctcagactgtaaacgaagctctggCGCGCTAGATAAcacatcagcagcgtcactgcggagtcgtgaaccacactccggagcagaagggggcggtaatgcaccaataagctggatgccaaccgctgtaaaacaggaaagaagaagaagaagcggagtcgtgaacgcggattgacaacaggcccggaagagaatacaatgctgaataaagtcgtagtttttgttatttttggaccaaaatgtattttcgatgcttcaaaatggtgcggatgtcctaatcgccaaaaacaaccacagcgacataaaagtgcattaccaacgccgacagatgaaaggattcaatggaatcaattcaatggaaaggattccggaagagaatacaatgctgaataaagtcgtagtttttgttatttttggaccaaaatgtattttcgatgcttcaaaaaaattcgaactaacccactgatgtcacatggaccactttgatgatgttttattacctttctggacatggacagtctaccgtacatacattttcaatggagggacagaaagctctcggactaaatctaaaatatcttaaactgtgtttcaaagatgaacggaggtcttacgggtttggaacgacatgagggtgagtcattaatgacattttcatttttgggtgaactaaccctttaagcattaCAAGCTTGATTTTTTACCACATTTCATAAACAAAAAATTCAAAACTGTTGAAGCAAATCATTTTTCACAGAATAAATCAACCtcgtttattttaatttcattctgACTATGGTCTGAGAAAAatctacttaaagggttagttcacccaaaaatgaaaattatgtcattaatgactcaccctcatgtcattccaaacccgtaagaccttcgttcatcttcggaacacaaattaagatatttttgataaaatccgatgactcagtgagccctgcattgacagcaagataatttacactttcaaatagtgttgtcaaaagtaccgacttcggtacctagtcggtactgaaattttaaaaaagtgatgctttgagcgctgttgagtggattcgtaaacgcctctgattggccgttgttttcacggctcatcggatatgtctgtgataggcttcaatgaCCAACGCtgtaaaaatgttgtaaatagtcatcaattaatctcttcactaagcgcttacacagatacacacgggagcgtttgaaagcaggcgtctatcgcggatcggtccactgttagacgcctgctttcaatcgctcgcgctcccactttcaaaacgctttcaaattcaaacacttccgtgtgcttcaCATGCTCCcacgcgttgatcattgtagccaatcacaggcatatccgatgagcgcgtcaacacaatggccaatcagagatgtttatgaatccgctcaacagcgctcaaagcgtcacgtttttaaaatttcagtaccaataggtaccgaagtcagtacttttgataACACTACTTTCAAATGCCCAAAAAGCTACtaacgtatttaaaacagttaatgtgactacagtggttcaccGCGACAAGCGATAAAaggtatcttttccatgttaatctgagtttttgtcctaaccagcTGTGAAAGCGACAAGCGAATATTGTATTTAAGAAAAGGTTTCTATTTCTCCGTGAAGTCGTGGCTGAAACAGCAACACAGAGTATGGCACTGATAATATCAGgtaatgtttatgtgctttatttaatgttaaaagtgtCCAATGCgagtttgaatatcattctGTGTTCCCAGCTTTTTAGCTGTAATAATTCACCTCatatcttgaaaataaataaatgggcacaagaacattcaaactgtcaactcaaTGTGAACAAACAAGAGTATTCTAAGATCATTTCAGTCACTGCGTATGTACTTTAAATGTTTGCATTGTGcatttatgaattttactaTGTACTTGCCCATTTTATTGTGTCTGTTGTGCTCTTACCGAGAGAGCCCGCctacactctcttctgattggctgtggtaTCTGACTGATTTTATCGCTTCTCATTTTCACATCGCGTCTAGTGTGGACAGTCAAATTGCTCGTCGCTGTAATATTATCGCAtcgcgtctggttaggacattagaacgacttgagggtgagtaattaatgacagaattttcatttttgggtgaactaaccctttaactgtgttgggggtaacgcaagttacgtaatcagattacttttttcaactaactagtaaagtaacgcattgtatttaaatttacaacaaaatatctgagttactttttcaaataagtaatgcaagttacttgttttcccatttattgactgttCTGTTGAAAGTAATCATGAGTAAGTTTTAGAAgtgttgtgtaaacatgatggttattgtagttctagactaaatgtgagcatttttTCAACTCACttacacaaaaacagattcagtaatcctcaaaatgaataaaaacaataaagtgCAAACTCAGCATATTACAAAAACCagcaataattaaatgttaaataacacaaatatactttatgtatttaatatgaCTTCATTAatcaatgtctttgctgctgaccttcgatgatccaattcaaccagaataatatgcaaaaatgacttaaaTTAAGCATCACACTTGTTTTtcgtttttctgtttttgttgctgAAGTAAGTGTTTTTCTTCACTTTTGTCCTATTCTTCTACAATCCAGAATGGCTTGGCAGCACAGCTGACACCTGTTATTTGTTTGAGCTGCTCCCTCTGCTGTACAgacgtgaatttgcatttcctttagaCCGAGTTGTATTCAATGAAAGGGCCAAAATTAGAATTTATTTCcattattaaaaacaagcaagcccagcccaggtgagaaaaagtaacgcaaaagtaatgtaacagaTTACGTTCCATAGAACATAACTAAGTAACATAGTTACGTTAcagagtaatgcaatattgtaacattACTTTTAACTGTTACTTCACTACATTAGtaaacataaactaacaattcACAACTAAAtattctaaagcatttattattcttagttaatgttaatttcaacatttactaatacattattaaaaatattaatagtgTTATctactaatattttatttactggACCTAatatgaactaacatgaacagtagtatttttttattaactaacaataacaaAGATTAAAAAGTGCTGCTGGACTGTTTATCAACACTCTTGGAAGGATGCTCGGCCAATCAATTTGAGAGATCGGAACAAACTGTtgcataatattatttatataatgtcATAAGGCTGTGTCATGTATCAGCAAAGATCATCAGCCTCTACTCAGAAAGTAACTTTAAACCAGCAATTACATATGTGCTCTAGAAAGCAAAAGGCTGAAGGTGCATTTCTCAGCACTGCTGGCATGAGGATGTGTAAAGCGTAACataattgtttaaaacattcaaatagTTCAAATAACATAACGTTTTGTAAGAACAAgcattatgtatatatatagtatatgcGATGCAATGAATTTCagataatgttttattaacattggGATTTAAATGCAATATAACATGAAAAACACAATGTATGTGCTGCTATTCCTGAAAGCCACTTGCATTTACTATAGCTGCATAGctgatatattaatttaatcctTATGTTGCTTTATTATGAATTAAACTAATGTATTGTGATTGCATTTCTTGCTTCTTCAAAATTTCCTTTGACTTTCTTGCATAAAAATGCAATAGTCTTTGTTCATGCTAAATAAAATGAATCGAATTCAGTGTTCTAGGTGCACTTACACTGTTTGGAggtttaaaactattttaaactttaaaaaaatcttttctgATGTTTAATAGTATAGAAAACGGCTAGGTACAGCCAATTACACTGGTAAAGCAAGGTAATACTGCCATCTCGCGTTCCCAGGTAGATTTACACCGAGTTATTTGAATACACTATTAATATGTGGCCATATTAATATCGAGGTTTCTTCAAATATGGGCACAACCCCACTTTTCACACTGattcgtttatttatttatttaacaaacaaTATTCGACGTCACAGCAGAATTGTAATTGTTGAAACTCTAAACCGTCTTCAACAAATGTCATtttcaacacatctcaaaacaTTATAACGAAAATATTGGTGGtggaaattatattttaatcatttttggaATTGTCCGACTCATTAGTTGCGAAGGCTAATTTCATAGCTAGCATGCTAAATACgcacaaataaataataggCCTAGTTAGCTATTTTCACACTTTTTGCAATCTGAACAAAATTACATCTAGATTCGAAATGACACACGATACAAATATTCTGTTCACAAGTGATATTTACCTTGATTTATCATGAATTTTCTTCACACATTTTATCTCAGGTAGTCTGTTCTTGATTGACTCGGTTGTCTCCTCCTGTCCTGACTCGTAGTGTCCAAAGTGTGGTCATTACAAACAACGAATTCTAAGCCATATAAAGTAGCTTTCGAGGTTCAAAACAAACCGttatatgtagcctacacacATACTTTTAAGACACCCCTCCCCTCCAAACCTCCATGGTCACTCAGTTCAGAAGAAAGTGTGTGCGCGTGGCCGCGCCTCTCAGCGCGCGCTCAAAGGCGCACTGAAATACCGGAGTGCGCTCTTCCAGACATCACTAAGACTGCTGCAGAGACGCTTGGATGATGCACTCTATCGTATATCACAAATAACCCAGACTATATTTCACGTACCGAcgaatgtttgttcattttaaaatatgatatCCCTGGAAACGCACAAGTGATCTAGGCAATCCCGGTACCCTTTGGAAGTTCCAAAACATCAACAATCGTTAGACGCCACAGAAAACTCGACATGAATGTTTCACACGGACTACTGAACCGGACGATCTCTACAGCGAAGCATCCTTTGGAAAGCGTCCGAGGATGCTGCAACTTCTCGGTGATCACCAGCGACGGCTTCGGATCACCGATTCAGGACGAGCGCGATCAGTTCATCATGCGTTTGGTGCAGATAGCGGTTCTCTGCGTGCTGTCACTGACAGTCATTTTCGGCATCTTTTTCCTAGGGTGCAATCTACTCATCAAGTCCGAGAGTATGATAAACCTGCTGGTGGAGGACAGAAGACCCTCTAAAGACGCGGAAATTATTATGATTGCTGCATGAGTGGAATAAACTGTAACCAGTGACTTAACTGACACAAACTGATCATCTTTAATAAAAGACACCTGTTGGTATGATTTCCATGCCAGCTGCTAAACTAAATTGATTTTTATATAGGCTATTTCATCTTGGACTTGAACCATTTAATGTGGcagacaatgaagactggagtctTGAACAGTGCGTTCAGTTTTTATTCTTAAAaggtgttaaatattttttctgcaTATTCTATCAAAACATTCTATCTCCATGAAAGCACCTGAAACAACAAGAGCAGAGAAAGATAACCAAATTCATTAATCCAGGATGGACGATTCCAAATGAGAAGAATTTGTCTCTTGTTTTGTATCTTGATTTATGTCACTCATGATTTGCATATATTGATTCCGTTAAAATAATTCAATCATTTTTAATGGGTTAAAGAAATATCATTGTGTGTACTTGCATGCAAAAtggattaa encodes the following:
- the rprm3 gene encoding reprimo, TP53 dependent G2 arrest mediator homolog 3; the encoded protein is MNVSHGLLNRTISTAKHPLESVRGCCNFSVITSDGFGSPIQDERDQFIMRLVQIAVLCVLSLTVIFGIFFLGCNLLIKSESMINLLVEDRRPSKDAEIIMIAA